In Geitlerinema sp. PCC 9228, the following proteins share a genomic window:
- a CDS encoding DUF2949 domain-containing protein encodes MKFNVLPQLIQFLREELAIPHPDIELALRQSESSTNQLPIVLWQYGLVSLDELDRIFDWLRTA; translated from the coding sequence ATGAAATTTAACGTTTTGCCCCAACTCATCCAATTCCTGCGGGAAGAACTGGCCATTCCCCACCCCGACATCGAACTGGCCTTGCGCCAGTCAGAATCGTCCACCAACCAACTGCCCATCGTTCTCTGGCAATACGGTTTGGTCAGCCTCGACGAACTCGACCGAATTTTCGACTGGTTGCGA